The proteins below come from a single Limosilactobacillus reuteri genomic window:
- the ezrA gene encoding septation ring formation regulator EzrA, whose translation MVFQVLIGILIIVVAILACVYFYQRRAVKQINDLMESEKKLADQKVDQQIKNVEELQLIGDAKKQFETIKNKYEKQVRPAITAFNKRAPQLLADSRTSKLLTINTQIRDLQADLAKLTTTLQQIQKDLQHLRQQQHTHKQAVEQIKNKYRQFHRQLNEKSFEYGDSEKQLNSRLNELEDQFAQFTDLTNKGDIEAAQEILTNLQSENDKFEQDLKKIPQLYKPIATEFPEQLSELKSGYKTLVKQNFHFTEKNIDKQIEQLQSKLDQTIDQLNNLQLDVVEQSNKDLSDQIDYLYGVMQKEIDAKNEAVHLIEVMKGFTKHAQRQNDELGVELDRLSLNYTLTNHEQETVRELGEQIKAIIKQYRDDAEAIANKTAVYSQVLDRQKSNQKNLTEIEKSQEKLNDEVAKLQTDEQRARQMLQKYSTQIRTIHRQVEQLNLPGLPKDYLDYFFGVSDEIKKLADELNEYKINMDEITKQLIIVESDLDTLNDKTDILRDSAELTERFQQYANRFSDNEKIAAAAKKSQELFKQFNYTASLEAIATVLEEIEPGSYKRIEDTYYREIGKN comes from the coding sequence GTGGTTTTTCAAGTATTGATTGGTATTTTAATTATTGTTGTAGCAATATTAGCTTGCGTATATTTTTATCAACGACGAGCTGTTAAACAGATCAACGACTTAATGGAAAGCGAGAAAAAGCTAGCAGATCAAAAAGTTGACCAGCAGATCAAAAATGTTGAAGAATTGCAACTAATCGGGGATGCTAAAAAGCAATTTGAAACAATTAAAAACAAGTATGAAAAACAAGTGCGACCAGCGATCACAGCCTTTAATAAACGAGCTCCCCAATTATTAGCAGATTCACGGACGAGCAAGTTGCTGACAATTAACACTCAGATTCGAGACCTGCAAGCAGATTTGGCAAAGTTAACAACAACTCTCCAACAGATCCAAAAAGACTTACAACATCTTCGTCAACAACAACATACCCATAAGCAAGCGGTCGAGCAGATTAAAAATAAATATCGTCAATTCCACCGGCAACTAAATGAGAAGAGCTTCGAATATGGAGACAGTGAAAAGCAGTTAAATAGCAGATTAAACGAATTAGAGGATCAATTCGCTCAATTTACTGATTTAACTAATAAGGGCGATATTGAAGCGGCTCAAGAGATTTTAACCAATTTGCAATCTGAAAACGATAAATTTGAACAAGACCTTAAGAAGATTCCTCAGCTCTATAAGCCAATTGCAACCGAGTTTCCAGAACAATTATCCGAGCTAAAAAGTGGTTATAAGACACTTGTAAAACAAAATTTCCACTTTACGGAGAAAAATATTGATAAGCAAATTGAACAGCTCCAATCCAAACTGGATCAGACGATTGACCAACTTAACAATTTACAATTAGATGTTGTGGAACAATCTAATAAAGATCTTAGTGACCAGATTGATTACTTATACGGGGTAATGCAAAAGGAAATTGATGCTAAGAATGAAGCTGTTCATTTGATTGAAGTGATGAAAGGCTTTACAAAACACGCTCAACGGCAAAATGACGAACTTGGTGTAGAATTAGACCGGTTAAGTTTGAATTACACACTTACTAATCATGAACAAGAAACCGTACGTGAACTTGGTGAACAAATTAAAGCAATTATTAAGCAGTACCGTGATGACGCAGAAGCAATTGCTAACAAAACAGCTGTTTATAGTCAGGTTCTTGATCGGCAAAAATCTAATCAAAAGAACTTAACTGAAATTGAAAAAAGTCAAGAAAAGCTTAACGATGAAGTTGCTAAATTGCAAACTGATGAACAACGTGCCCGTCAAATGCTGCAAAAATATTCCACCCAGATTCGTACAATTCATCGGCAAGTAGAACAGTTGAACCTTCCTGGCTTACCAAAAGATTACTTAGATTACTTCTTTGGTGTCAGCGATGAGATTAAAAAGTTAGCTGATGAATTGAATGAGTATAAGATCAATATGGATGAAATTACGAAGCAACTAATTATCGTTGAGTCAGACCTAGACACATTAAATGACAAGACTGATATTCTTCGTGATAGTGCGGAATTAACAGAACGATTCCAACAATATGCAAATCGATTTAGTGATAACGAAAAGATTGCAGCAGCAGCTAAAAAATCCCAAGAACTTTTTAAGCAGTTTAACTACACGGCAAGCTTAGAAGCAATTGCGACCGTTTTAGAAGAAATAGAACCTGGTAGCTACAAACGAATTGAAGATACCTATTATCGTGAAATTGGTAAAAATTAA
- the yaaA gene encoding peroxide stress protein YaaA, translating into MKIIISPARTMQVDTDSLLYKDLPEFLQQTKDILGWMRSLSYDELHKVWGNCSSRLAMKNYQWLQQMDLQRKLTPAIIAFTGLQYQYMAPSVFSEDGLKYVQDNLRILSGFYGILRPFDGIIPYRLGMGDMAPVNGYKNLYDFWGEQLYHELYKNDDLVISLASVEYEKAITPYLQTHDRFIKCIFGEEIDGKIKQKATLAKMARGNMVRYLAENQIQTIEGVKQFNIGGYHFREDLSTDEKLVFELVK; encoded by the coding sequence GTGAAAATAATCATTTCTCCAGCACGAACAATGCAAGTTGATACTGACTCCTTACTTTACAAAGATTTGCCGGAATTTCTTCAACAGACAAAAGACATTTTGGGGTGGATGAGGAGTTTATCTTATGATGAGTTACACAAAGTATGGGGAAATTGCAGCTCGCGTTTAGCGATGAAAAATTATCAATGGCTCCAACAAATGGATCTTCAACGAAAGCTGACGCCAGCGATTATTGCCTTTACTGGTTTGCAATATCAATATATGGCGCCAAGTGTTTTTTCGGAGGATGGGCTGAAATACGTTCAAGACAATTTACGGATATTATCAGGATTTTATGGTATTTTACGGCCGTTTGATGGAATAATACCTTACCGCTTAGGGATGGGTGACATGGCGCCAGTGAATGGATATAAGAATCTTTATGACTTTTGGGGAGAACAACTTTATCATGAACTCTATAAAAATGATGATTTAGTAATTAGCTTAGCCTCGGTCGAATACGAAAAGGCAATTACTCCTTATCTACAAACGCACGATCGATTTATCAAATGTATTTTTGGGGAAGAAATAGATGGAAAGATAAAACAAAAAGCAACATTAGCTAAAATGGCTCGTGGGAACATGGTGCGATATTTAGCAGAAAACCAAATTCAAACAATTGAAGGCGTCAAGCAGTTTAATATCGGCGGTTACCATTTTCGGGAAGATCTGTCTACTGATGAAAAATTAGTTTTCGAACTGGTAAAGTAA
- a CDS encoding YueI family protein: MSEQEKSAAQQRIDNAVYGTPKIKPDEQRKYLGTFRERVCLTISVQELQEQDWTKALTAELDRGIGNLVFINGNLPHDEIHPYIQTAAKDNAQFTLKTDPEYKTDPDSLAVVVAAKTAVYQSPVDVKKRYPNLVNSNNSMTEKNNDQHQSFFHHLFHRKDRG; this comes from the coding sequence ATGTCTGAACAAGAAAAAAGTGCTGCTCAACAGCGAATTGACAATGCTGTTTACGGTACACCAAAAATCAAGCCCGATGAACAGCGAAAATATCTCGGAACATTCCGTGAACGCGTCTGTCTAACAATTAGTGTTCAAGAACTACAGGAACAAGATTGGACAAAGGCATTAACTGCCGAGTTAGATCGTGGAATTGGCAACCTTGTTTTTATCAACGGTAACCTCCCTCACGACGAAATTCATCCATACATTCAAACTGCTGCTAAAGATAATGCTCAATTTACATTGAAAACTGATCCAGAATATAAAACTGACCCAGACTCATTAGCAGTTGTCGTGGCGGCAAAAACAGCTGTTTACCAATCACCAGTCGACGTCAAAAAACGATATCCTAATCTGGTAAATTCAAATAATAGTATGACTGAAAAAAACAATGATCAACATCAAAGTTTTTTCCACCATCTCTTCCATAGAAAGGATCGTGGCTAA
- the rpsD gene encoding 30S ribosomal protein S4 yields MSRYTGPSWRVSRRLGVSLSGTGKELARRAYAPGDHGRDRRGKLSEYGTQLREKQKLRFMYGMTERQFSNLFVRAGKIKEGTHGANFMALLERRLDNMVYRLGLATTRRQARQLVNHGHITVDGKRVDIPSYEVKVGQIIAVRDKSKNLDIIKNAVEAVVSRPSYVDFDADKLEGKLNRIPAREDMNADIDEALIVEFYNK; encoded by the coding sequence ATGTCTCGTTACACTGGTCCAAGTTGGCGTGTTTCACGTCGTCTTGGCGTTTCACTTTCAGGTACTGGTAAAGAATTAGCACGTCGGGCTTACGCTCCTGGTGACCACGGTCGTGATCGTCGCGGTAAGCTTTCAGAATATGGTACACAATTACGTGAAAAGCAAAAGCTACGTTTTATGTACGGTATGACTGAACGTCAATTCTCAAACCTTTTCGTTCGTGCCGGTAAGATTAAGGAAGGTACTCACGGTGCCAACTTTATGGCATTGCTTGAACGTCGTCTTGATAACATGGTTTACCGTCTTGGTTTAGCCACTACTCGTCGTCAAGCTCGTCAATTAGTTAACCACGGTCACATCACTGTTGATGGTAAGCGTGTTGATATTCCATCATACGAAGTTAAGGTTGGTCAAATCATCGCCGTTCGTGACAAGTCTAAGAACTTAGACATCATCAAGAACGCTGTGGAAGCTGTTGTTTCTCGTCCTTCATACGTTGACTTTGATGCCGACAAGCTTGAAGGTAAGCTTAACCGCATTCCAGCACGTGAAGATATGAACGCTGATATTGATGAAGCTCTTATCGTTGAATTCTACAACAAGTAA
- a CDS encoding NCS2 family permease — translation MEETRTIDFFDRTFHLSENNTNIKQECLAGLTTFVSMVYILFVNPSVLGVAGMDKGAVFTATALSAIIGCFLMGILANYPIAITPGLGDNAFFTYSVVLAMGIPWQKAMAAGIGIFISFVGLQGGGIIVSSKSSLVELGSLTVPTTWITIFGIFLIAILMVKKVPGAIFIGLVVTTLLSLLTGLVKMPDHLISMAPSLEPTFGVGIKFLSTMTDPKMWAVVLIFLLVAFFDTAGTLVGLAQEAGLMKDNKMPRIGRALMADSLSMLRGVVMGTTPTSAYVEPSAGIAVGGKTGLTAIVTGTLFILSMAFSPLLEVVTTQVTAAALIVVGVLMVSALKDIEWDKFEIALPSFLVAIGIPLTYNISYGIAFGFLTYPILMVAAGRRKEVNVVIWSMFFVFIALLYILNILLK, via the coding sequence TTGGAAGAAACACGAACAATCGACTTTTTTGACCGAACTTTTCATTTGTCAGAGAATAATACGAACATTAAGCAAGAATGTTTAGCTGGATTGACGACTTTTGTTTCAATGGTCTATATTCTTTTTGTTAATCCAAGCGTTTTAGGGGTAGCCGGAATGGATAAAGGGGCGGTTTTTACTGCAACTGCTTTATCAGCAATTATTGGCTGCTTTTTGATGGGAATTTTGGCTAATTATCCAATTGCGATTACTCCGGGATTAGGTGATAATGCTTTCTTCACTTATTCGGTTGTATTAGCAATGGGAATTCCGTGGCAAAAGGCAATGGCTGCGGGGATAGGAATATTTATCTCTTTTGTTGGGTTGCAGGGTGGTGGAATTATTGTTTCAAGTAAATCATCACTAGTTGAATTAGGATCGCTGACGGTTCCTACAACCTGGATTACAATTTTTGGAATTTTCTTGATTGCAATTTTAATGGTCAAAAAGGTCCCAGGAGCAATTTTTATCGGTTTAGTTGTAACAACGCTTCTTAGTTTATTAACGGGATTGGTTAAGATGCCGGATCATTTAATTTCAATGGCTCCTAGCTTAGAACCGACTTTTGGAGTGGGAATTAAGTTCTTGTCAACAATGACTGATCCAAAGATGTGGGCTGTTGTCTTAATCTTCTTATTGGTAGCTTTCTTTGACACTGCTGGAACCTTAGTTGGGTTAGCCCAAGAAGCAGGATTAATGAAAGATAATAAAATGCCCCGGATTGGTCGAGCTTTGATGGCCGATTCGCTTTCGATGTTAAGAGGGGTGGTAATGGGAACAACCCCAACTTCTGCATATGTTGAACCTTCAGCTGGTATTGCGGTTGGTGGGAAAACTGGTCTGACTGCGATTGTAACAGGAACTCTTTTCATTTTAAGTATGGCTTTTTCTCCTTTGCTTGAAGTTGTTACTACTCAAGTGACCGCCGCTGCTTTAATTGTGGTCGGAGTATTGATGGTTTCCGCCTTGAAAGATATCGAATGGGATAAATTTGAAATTGCACTGCCGTCATTCTTGGTTGCTATTGGAATTCCGCTAACTTATAACATTTCTTATGGGATTGCATTTGGCTTTCTTACGTATCCAATCTTGATGGTTGCTGCAGGACGTCGCAAAGAAGTAAATGTTGTAATATGGAGCATGTTTTTTGTTTTTATTGCATTACTGTATATTTTGAATATTTTGTTGAAATAA
- the thiI gene encoding tRNA uracil 4-sulfurtransferase ThiI, whose product MQYTEIMVRYGELSTKGHNKKSFIDRLGVNVRKALHSFDQVKVHAQRDRLHVELNGVDYDQVMNRLKLVFGIQNFSPSIKVDKTFEATAEAAAQMIAEQVDKPITFKVETRRSDHQFAIDTFEMNNKLGGYLLDKFPDKLKVDVHHPDLTLRVEIRLNGIFLSSETIKGAGGLPVGTAGKGMMMMSGGIDSPVAAYLGMKRGVSMEMVHFFSPPYTSPQALAKAKQLTERLAKYSGSIKFIQVPFAEIQETVKEKVPEGYLMTIQRRMMLRLAAALMIKRHGLAIFNGESLGQVASQTMESMLAINDVTSYPVLRPVLSFDKTEIIKIAQDIDTYDLSILPYEDCCTVFTPPSPKTRPNVERAREYEKRLDIEGLMQRALDGIEITEIHPGEDYLNQNEDVFAELL is encoded by the coding sequence GTGCAATATACAGAAATTATGGTTCGTTATGGTGAGCTTTCGACAAAGGGACATAATAAAAAGTCCTTTATTGATCGTTTAGGGGTAAACGTACGAAAGGCCCTTCATAGCTTTGACCAGGTAAAGGTGCATGCACAACGTGATCGGTTGCATGTTGAATTAAATGGAGTTGACTATGATCAAGTGATGAATCGCTTGAAGTTAGTGTTTGGGATTCAAAACTTCTCGCCATCAATTAAAGTTGATAAGACTTTTGAAGCGACTGCAGAGGCAGCAGCGCAGATGATCGCTGAACAAGTTGATAAGCCAATTACCTTTAAAGTGGAAACTCGTCGATCAGATCACCAATTTGCAATTGATACCTTTGAAATGAACAACAAGCTAGGAGGATACCTCTTAGATAAGTTTCCTGATAAATTAAAAGTTGATGTTCATCATCCAGACCTAACTTTACGAGTTGAGATCCGTCTTAATGGGATTTTCCTTTCAAGTGAAACGATTAAGGGTGCTGGTGGTTTGCCAGTTGGTACCGCTGGTAAAGGAATGATGATGATGTCTGGTGGAATTGATTCACCAGTAGCTGCTTACCTTGGGATGAAGCGTGGCGTTTCAATGGAAATGGTTCACTTCTTTAGTCCGCCATATACTAGTCCCCAAGCTTTAGCAAAGGCCAAGCAATTAACTGAACGTCTTGCAAAATATAGTGGAAGTATTAAGTTTATTCAGGTGCCATTTGCCGAAATTCAAGAAACAGTAAAGGAAAAAGTTCCTGAAGGTTACTTAATGACAATTCAACGGCGAATGATGCTTCGGTTGGCAGCTGCCTTAATGATTAAGCGTCATGGTCTGGCTATTTTTAATGGTGAATCATTAGGGCAAGTTGCTTCTCAGACAATGGAAAGTATGCTGGCGATTAATGATGTAACTTCTTATCCGGTATTGCGACCAGTATTGTCATTTGATAAGACCGAAATTATTAAAATTGCCCAAGATATTGATACCTATGATCTTTCAATTCTTCCATATGAAGACTGTTGTACTGTCTTTACACCGCCATCGCCAAAAACCCGGCCAAACGTTGAGCGGGCTCGTGAATACGAAAAACGACTTGATATTGAAGGGTTAATGCAACGAGCTCTTGATGGGATTGAAATTACGGAAATTCATCCTGGTGAAGATTATTTAAACCAAAATGAAGATGTTTTTGCTGAATTACTTTAA
- a CDS encoding cysteine desulfurase family protein yields the protein MIYFDNSATTKILPDVLSTYETVSQKIWGNPSSLHNFGENAWNLQEQARQQIAKLFGVKPSEIIFTSGGSEGDNWVIKGTAMAKHRFGKHIITTSVEHAAVKNALEQLKDFGFEVTYLPVDKEGRINPADVKAAIRPDTILVSIMAVNNEIGTIQPIKEVGEILKDYPNIHFMVDAVQAIGKGLDDQVFSDRVDFATFSGHKFHAPRGTGFVYVKNGRKLEPLIAGGGQERTLRNGTENTPGNVAMAKAIRLVKENEAESVKREQAIKERIYDHLSKFDHVKLISGRDQGFASHVLCFAIVGVRGETIVHAFEDKDIYISTTSACSSKKHSEAGTLAAMKVPEDIATSAVRISLGDQNTLEEADQFNKTFDELYAGFKKIIE from the coding sequence ATGATCTATTTTGATAATAGTGCGACGACAAAGATACTACCGGATGTTTTGTCGACATACGAAACCGTGAGCCAAAAGATTTGGGGGAATCCAAGCAGCTTACATAATTTTGGTGAAAATGCTTGGAACCTTCAAGAACAGGCACGCCAGCAGATCGCAAAGTTATTCGGGGTTAAGCCTAGTGAGATTATTTTTACTAGTGGTGGTTCTGAAGGAGATAACTGGGTAATCAAAGGAACTGCAATGGCTAAGCACCGTTTTGGCAAACACATTATTACGACTAGTGTTGAACATGCGGCTGTAAAAAATGCATTGGAGCAACTAAAAGACTTCGGATTTGAGGTTACCTATCTCCCGGTTGATAAAGAGGGACGAATCAATCCCGCTGATGTTAAAGCCGCTATTCGTCCAGATACTATTTTAGTGTCTATCATGGCAGTTAATAATGAAATTGGAACGATTCAGCCAATTAAAGAAGTGGGAGAAATCCTTAAAGATTATCCAAACATTCACTTTATGGTGGATGCTGTTCAGGCAATTGGTAAAGGATTAGATGACCAAGTATTTAGTGATCGTGTTGATTTTGCCACTTTTTCTGGTCATAAATTTCATGCTCCACGAGGAACCGGTTTTGTTTACGTCAAGAATGGGCGCAAGTTAGAGCCTTTGATTGCTGGTGGTGGTCAAGAGCGGACACTACGAAATGGAACAGAAAATACACCTGGTAATGTTGCAATGGCAAAAGCAATTCGGTTAGTAAAGGAAAATGAAGCGGAATCAGTAAAACGTGAACAAGCAATTAAAGAACGGATTTACGACCATTTAAGTAAATTTGATCATGTAAAATTGATTTCTGGCCGCGATCAAGGTTTCGCTTCCCATGTACTGTGCTTTGCAATTGTAGGAGTTCGGGGTGAAACGATTGTTCATGCCTTTGAAGACAAGGATATCTATATCTCAACTACTAGTGCTTGCTCGTCTAAAAAGCATTCCGAAGCCGGAACATTAGCTGCCATGAAGGTTCCAGAAGATATTGCAACAAGTGCAGTTCGGATTAGCCTTGGGGATCAAAATACCCTTGAAGAGGCTGATCAGTTTAATAAAACATTTGATGAATTATACGCTGGCTTTAAGAAAATTATTGAATAA
- the gadC gene encoding glutamate:gamma-aminobutyrate antiporter, with translation MVNNQHIKRNLTLFGFFSLTASMVLTVYEYPTFATSKLHLIFFLILEGLFWFIPVALCAAEMATVNGWNNNGGGIFSWVSHTLGKIWGFAAIFFQWFQITVGFVTMIYFILGAFSYVLNWPALDTNPMIKFWGVLLIFWLLTCSQFWGTKYTAYIAKTGFVIGILIPSVTLFGLAIAYVVTGGKLQVDFSWHAFIPNFTKLNTLVVFVSFILAYMGVEASASLKNPKRNYPLAMFILVILAICLDTFGGFAVAAVVPQSELSLSTGIIQAFKYLLLYFNTHLNWLVKIIDLMIACGVMAEISSWVIGPSRGMFATAQQGILPSIFQKTNRHNVPINLILVQGIVVSIWNAVLTFGGGSNNVSFFVAISLTVVIYLVGYLLFFIGYLILIFKKKELKRTYEIPGGTVVKAIVAICGLLVSVFAFLISFVPPSSLPVTSHHSYLYVLIGSFAITVLLPFIIYEIYQRHSKHHQINTPQHLLAKDVNPTTPPIARGEHHIITNSDKKKHLAN, from the coding sequence ATGGTTAACAATCAACATATTAAAAGAAACTTAACTCTTTTCGGCTTCTTTTCTTTAACAGCTTCAATGGTACTCACTGTATATGAATATCCAACATTTGCCACCTCAAAACTCCACTTAATATTCTTCCTTATTCTTGAAGGTTTATTCTGGTTCATTCCAGTTGCCCTATGTGCTGCTGAAATGGCTACCGTTAACGGTTGGAACAATAACGGCGGTGGCATCTTTAGCTGGGTTTCTCATACTCTTGGAAAAATATGGGGATTTGCAGCTATTTTCTTCCAATGGTTTCAAATTACTGTTGGATTTGTGACAATGATTTACTTTATTTTAGGTGCATTTTCATATGTACTTAATTGGCCAGCGTTAGATACAAACCCCATGATTAAATTTTGGGGTGTGCTACTAATTTTTTGGCTTTTAACATGTTCACAATTTTGGGGAACGAAATATACTGCCTATATCGCTAAAACCGGCTTTGTAATTGGCATTTTAATCCCTTCCGTTACACTCTTTGGACTTGCGATTGCCTATGTGGTAACAGGAGGAAAACTACAAGTTGATTTTTCGTGGCACGCTTTTATTCCTAACTTTACCAAGTTAAATACACTAGTTGTTTTTGTATCATTCATTTTAGCTTATATGGGTGTTGAGGCTTCGGCTTCTCTCAAAAACCCAAAAAGAAACTATCCGTTAGCGATGTTCATTTTAGTCATATTAGCTATCTGCCTTGATACATTTGGTGGTTTTGCAGTTGCAGCGGTCGTACCGCAATCTGAGCTTTCTTTAAGCACAGGCATTATTCAAGCCTTTAAATATTTATTACTTTATTTTAACACTCATCTTAACTGGCTAGTTAAAATAATTGATCTAATGATTGCCTGTGGAGTAATGGCAGAAATTAGTTCATGGGTTATTGGTCCTTCGCGGGGAATGTTTGCTACTGCTCAGCAAGGAATTTTACCATCAATTTTTCAAAAAACAAATAGACATAATGTTCCTATTAATTTAATTCTTGTACAAGGAATTGTCGTTTCTATTTGGAATGCTGTCTTAACTTTTGGTGGCGGAAGTAATAACGTCTCTTTCTTTGTTGCCATCTCTCTAACAGTAGTTATTTACTTAGTAGGATATTTACTGTTTTTCATTGGTTATTTAATCTTAATTTTTAAGAAAAAAGAGCTAAAAAGAACTTATGAAATTCCTGGTGGAACAGTTGTAAAAGCAATTGTGGCTATTTGCGGACTACTAGTTTCAGTTTTTGCTTTCTTAATTTCTTTTGTTCCACCAAGCAGTTTGCCAGTAACATCTCATCATTCCTATTTGTATGTATTGATAGGGAGTTTTGCAATCACAGTGTTACTTCCATTTATAATATATGAAATATACCAAAGACACAGCAAACACCATCAAATCAATACTCCTCAACATTTACTTGCAAAAGACGTTAACCCAACTACCCCACCAATCGCTCGAGGAGAACATCATATTATTACAAATTCAGATAAAAAAAAGCATTTAGCAAATTAA
- a CDS encoding VOC family protein: protein MAFNKSLAGYFDDVQHIGIPTDDMAKTIAFWEKLGFKKLGEFDTDDQGNEVVFMQYGHLTLEIWTGDGAVHETGAINHISLNTSDADAAFKAAKAEGFNLKDDEVQHLDFWDKGIKFFNIEGPNSETIEFCEIVK from the coding sequence ATGGCATTTAACAAGAGTTTAGCAGGTTACTTTGACGATGTACAACACATTGGGATTCCAACCGATGATATGGCAAAAACAATTGCTTTTTGGGAAAAGCTTGGTTTCAAGAAGCTTGGTGAATTTGATACTGATGACCAGGGAAATGAAGTTGTTTTCATGCAATATGGTCACCTCACTTTAGAAATCTGGACTGGCGACGGTGCCGTTCACGAAACGGGTGCTATTAACCACATTTCCCTTAATACTAGTGATGCTGACGCGGCTTTCAAGGCTGCTAAGGCTGAAGGTTTCAACCTAAAGGACGATGAAGTTCAACACCTTGACTTCTGGGATAAGGGAATTAAGTTCTTCAACATTGAAGGTCCTAACAGTGAAACAATCGAATTTTGTGAAATTGTAAAATAA